The genomic segment TCTTTCCTCGAGTAAGTCTAGAAATGGACAACCACTGGACAGCTGACCCTTCCTCTACAGAAGCATAGTGAGCTGACATCATATTGGAGTATTTAAACACCACGTATTAGAACTTGGAACACGGCCATTGAACTGATGCCCTTCATAAGGACCTCGTGGACACTGCCAGCTCTGACGCAAAGCTAAGGTGGAACATGTGGCCTCTGCCCCTGACGGAGCAGCAttcctttgcaaatattttctgcctcgtcagattattatagatggcttCTGTATGTCAGCTTTGAGAAAGCACGCAGGGGAATTTTCACATTTACGATAGGGAGCTACCCAGATTTCATCATCACAAACAATAACTCAGTCacatatttaaaatctttgatcTGTTAAATAAATATACTCAGTACCCAGAGGCTCCTTTGGAAAGTACAGGAGTGATAAGGGCTGCCCTCCACCTTTCCTCTGGTCCTATTCTTCCGGTTCTTCGATTTCCCTGGCAAAACATGCACTTTATGAGTTCAGGGTGTAGCATATACATTTCACAATGTTCTTCTTGtgccagaaacacacacacacacacacaaaaacaataaaaagttcCCAGCAGTTAAAGAGGTAGAGGCtaggtcggcaaactcattagtcaacagagccaaatatcaacagtacaacgactgaaatttcttttgagagccaaattttttaaacttaaactatataggtagatacattgttattaacttaattagggtactcctaaggcttaggaagagccacactcaaggggccaaaaagccgcacgtggctcgcgagccgcagtttgccgaccacggggctaggacATATCACAATAGCTGATAACGTTCGGGCATTTGCCACGTTTTACGCTcatatttaataaagaataaGATGTAATTGCTTCCACAAAACCCTAGTGCGTGTATTTCTGGATGTTTTGAAATGTACAGGGCATTGGGCCTACCCAGCTGAAGAGTTCTGGTAGGTAAACTTGCAGTctcaaaaatgattaaatatgtaCACATTTTTTTGACCCTAAAATTCCATTTCTTGGGcttatgtgtgtatttgtgtgtgtgtacattgtGTGTATGCCTGCCTGCATGTGTATGTTTTATAACCCAAGACTAAGCAGAGGTGGTTCTCCACAGCAGGAAAGAAGTAGCCCAAGCAATTTCATACATCAAAATCCCACTGAGAATCCTATCGGAAAGATTCATTTCATCCCGTGGCAGCTCAGTGGAGAAAAGGCGTTTTCTAGATGCCTGCaaagaatgtttttgtttttccaatgTCAAAAATAAGCACCAAAGTTTCATCTGCTGGGCCCTCTGAAGACTGTGCAATGCTATCTGTTTGACCTGTGTTAAGTTTTCATAATATTTGCTGTTAAGTGAAGGGGAAGAGTGACGTCTTAGGTGGTCAGAACTGTTGAGAAGGAGATTTTGAAGGATGTTAGTGAGATGATGAAACCTGCTATCAATGCTACCTTGAGACCCTCGAGTGTAGACAGATCCCCATTCTTAGGCATCCTGGCTGCGTAGGAGGACCCTGTGGTCCCTCTGGAACGATTCTGCTGAATGGAACCCCTCAACCTACCATTTTCAAATATACCACAGGTTATGTAGTCCAAGATGATAATGTAATGGGGCCTTTGATGGAAAGAGAACACAGAGTTTTCAGCAGCTCTTTGGCCAAAATGAAGAGTCAGGCAAGGAATGAACACATTAATAAAATCATTGAAGAGCTGGACATGAGCAAAGTGCTGAGCTCCTCTCTGGGAAACCAGCTCATTTGGTGTGTGTCTAGAGGCGCGAGAAAGAAGACCCCATGGCAGGGAAGGCGGTTACAGACAAACCCAACCGTGTGTATCTAGATGATTCTACCACTGGCTGAAATGCTGGCACATTAAAGGCAGTTCTGCTCTTAGAGAAGACGTGATGGCAGGGAAGGACCACTGTCTTCGTTCATCAGCCTTGTTGCACCATCTGCTCACTTGATGGCTTTGGGAAAGGTGATGTGTTACGGCCATGCACTGGGAACTTTGTCACTGTTCACATCAGCTGGTGACTAGCGTGAGTCCTTTAATGACTGTGGATTTCTTTCTGCATGTCATTATTGGAGATTCCTTTTCTGAGGCTCCAGGAAAATGAGAAGGTGGGAAACTGGAAGCAACTGAAAAGCCTCCAGGTCAGGCTAAACAATGCAGGGAGGAGTTAGAATTGATATCAATTCCTCTTTCTACAGAGAAATGAAATCTGAACTGGATGGTCGCTCACCGAGTCAAAAAAGGATCACGTGGTTTTCACATATAGAGCACACACCACTTTTTGGGTCATCAGTTCAGGTGTCTGCAAAGAATGTTCACTCAAAAAAATTGACTTGGCAACTCTCAAGGCTCCATTCCTGAGGTCATAACACCTGCTGTCAGTGGACTGGTGATCAGGGTCTTTGACTTTGGTGTCAGCAACAACCCTGCAGAAATTTAGAATGGAGCTGGCTTCTGGTTTTACTTCACCTGGAACGAATGCTTTAACGGTTTCTCAGAGGGATCTCTTTGGTTCTTGAAAAGGAGCAAGTTATGAGTCTGTCAGTGGCTTTTATAGAGAAGCATCATATTTTTTGGAAAACTGATATCTGTGAGAATTTTTGGAATTATCATACACTGACAAACAGGTTGTATTTAATGTTGGGCTTGAAGCTGCAGGTGGAACCATCTTTATCCCAGTGCTTTTCCTTCAGGAAGCTTCATTGAGTCCCAGCACCTTGGCTCTGGCTGTCACTACATGCTGGAGTGACATTCTTTGGCCACTCCTCTCTTGACGGTCTCTTTAGTAGCAATGATGATTTTTTCAGGCCTCTCTGAGAACCTCAGGACGATCAGGCCTTACTTTCCCTGCATCTGATAGACAAGTGTTTTTCAGGATGACTACACATCCTCGCAGCGTAATGAATTGACGGGCCAGAGCTTTGTCTAGAGACACATGGGACACAGGGCTTGTGGCTATGCCATATATTCTGGAGACACTGAATACCAAACCAAGCTGTCCTCTGGGGTCTGGAGGAATCATCTGGCCTTAGCATACACAACAGTAATTTTCTTCACTATTGGCTACCtaaacatcgatgtttctaaaacATCTTTGTAAAGTCATTCGTAGGGGCTATCTTAGAATCCAGGTcacttctccccgcccccctcccagtATCCTTTGGAGCATAAAAGATTATAGTTTCGATATAGTTcaggtttgtatttttatttatttttataatgttgttTGAACTTTTGGTGCTGTATTTGAAAAACGATTGCCCAACCtgaggtcatgaagatttacttccatgttttcttctaagagtttcatAGTTTTAGCTCTCATATTTAGGTATATgatccactttgagttaattttttaagatatttaggTGAGGTAGAGGTTTAACATCATTCTTTGACATATGGATGCCCAGTTATCCCATTACCATTTGTGGAAAAGACTATTATTTCCCCCATTGAATAGGTCTGTTGACCATAGACATGGGGATTTATATGTGgattctcaattctgttccattgatctgtgtgtctacacttatgccagtaccacatgTCTTGATTAGTGTAGTTTTATAGTAAGTTTTGGAATGAGGGAGTGTAAGTCCTttgactttgttcttctttttcaagattgttttggctcttTAGGGTCCCTTATAATTCTATATGAATTTGAATATTGGCTCTACCATTTCTGCAAAAATGTTAgctggtattttgataggaaccgtgttgaatctgtagatcagttTGGGGAGTAGtgccattttaacaatgttaagtCTTCTAATGTGTGACATGAGatgtctttttatatatttagaaggcttctttaattctttaatgttttatagtttttcagttgtagttttaatttattttcctaaatttatacctaggtattttaatatttttaatgctattataGTAGTCATTGTTTTCTTAAGTTTATTTTGAGGTTATGCACTGgtagtgtatagaaatacaattgatttccATATATTGGTCTTGAATCTTGTAACTTTGTTGAACTTATTAGTTCCAATAGTTTTTTTAGTggattctttaggattttctatatacaggATTATTTAATCTGCAGATTAAAATAGTTACtacttcctttccaatctgggagccttccctcttttttttgtCTAATTGTTCTGGCTATCCTCTAtcacaatgttgaatagaagtggtgagagcaAACATCCCTGTCTTGGACTTTCCTCAGGAGGAAAACATTTGGTCTTTTAACATTAAGTATGGTATTAGCTGTGGGATTTTCATAGATGGTCTTTAGCTGGTTGAGGAAGTTCTCTACTATTCTTAGTTTGATGAGGCAATTCCtagttggattttgtcaaatatttttttgtatggttcttgtttttttattctgttaataTTGTGTGTTTTACATATCCtaggataaatcccacttagttCTGGTGCATGATCCTTTAAACTGTATATGTTACTAGAAACagtttactagtattttgttgaggatttttatatttatattcataggAGATATTCTCCTATaattttcttgtgattttttttcttagtttgatATCAGTGTAATACTATCCTCATAGAATGAATTAGAAATTACTTCCTCTTCTTCTACTGTTTGGAAAAGTCTGTGAaaaattggttttaatttttttgaatgtttgaatTTACCAGTGAAGTCAtgtctgggcttttctttgtagAAATATTTTCAGTTACTAATTTGATATCTTTATTTGTTATAGAGTTACTCAAACATTTTATGTCTACTTGAGTCAGTTTCGGCAATTTGTGTCTTTCTAGTAATTTGTCCCTTTCACTTATGTTGTCTACtttattggcatatagttgcttataatattccattttagtCCTTTTTTTATGTCTTAAAGTTGGTAGAGATATCCCTTTTTCATTCCCAATTTTAGCAATATGTCTTTTCTCCATTCTTCTGTCCCTCCCCCTTTAGTTTCTTGATTAGTGCAGTTAgtgcttcttaattttttttatctttccaaaGAACCAGTGTTTCCACTGATTTCCTCTATTGTTTTGCTATTCCCTATTCCCTTTATCCCAGCTATAAGTGTCCCTCTGAGCAGTGCTTTTGCCAAGTCACATATGTTTTGATATGttgcattttcatttcattcctcTCAAggtattttctcctttatttctttcttctttgacaCATTGGTTGCTTAGGAATGTATTGTTTAATATCCATGTATTTATGAATTTCCCAAATTTTCTTCTGTTATTgaattctaatttaattccattgtaGTTTGAAACATCCTTTTATGGTTttaatccttttaaatttattaagacttgagagaaccaagatggcggcataggttaacgccggagtttgctgctttgaacaactacttcaaaagtgaaactaaaacacggaacggacatcacccagaaccacagaaacgctggctgagtggaagtcctacaactaggaggaaagagaaacgcacacggacactcagaggaggcgcagtggtgaagtcaaattctgaggtgcggagtgcgcggagcgggctggcggcggagggcgcggttgttgttttcaatcggaagggagtcgcagactctgagcaccagatcctggcgagtctttagggacccagactcaaacgggagaaacgggactgtctggcttcggtcagagcgagtgcagctttctctccgagctttgcagcgggtgctgggactcagagaggcagagcccctggggacaggactgagagccaccataactgctctctccggcccaccctgttgatcctgtgcgacccgccccgcccaagccctgcacggaggcatttaccggatagcctcaggcaaaggctagattagcacctccctagaggacagaagttctctcactgctgacacagctgattctcatagccacttggcctggaggtcaaaccctccctggaattagctacaacaatcaagatttaactataagacttcgaacaaagaccactagggggtacaccaaggaagcataacaaaatgcggagacaaagaaacaggacaaaattgtcaatggaagaaatagagttcagaaccacacttttaaggtccctcaagaactgtttagaagctgtcgataaacttaatgagctctacacgaaaactaataagaccctcgatcttatattggggaaccaacgagaaattaagcatacacggactgaaataacgaatattatacagacgcccgacagcagaccagaggagcgcaagaatcaagtcaatgatttgaaatgcgaggaagcaaaaaacatccaaccggaaaagcaaaatgaaaaaagaatccaaaaatgcgaggatagtgtaaggagcctctgggacagcttcaagcgtaccaacatcagaattataggggtgccagaagatgagagagagcaagatattgaaaacctatttgaagaaataatgacagaaaacttcccccacctggtgaaagaaatggacttacaggtccaagaagcgcggagaaccccaaacaaaaggaatccaaagaggaccacaccaagacacatcataattaaaatgccaagagcaaaagataaagagagaatcttaaaaacagcaagagaaagaaactcagttacctacaagggaatacccatacgactgtcagctgatttctcaacagaaactttgcaggccagaagggagtggcaagaaatattcaaagtgatgaataccaagaacctacaaccaagattactttatccagcaaagctatcattcagaattgaaggtcagataaagagcttcacagataaggaaaagctaaaggagttcatcaccaccaaaccaggattatatgaaatgctgaaaggtatcctttaagaagaggaagaggaagaaaaaggtaaagatacacattatgaacaacaaatatgcatctatcaacaagtgaatctaagaatcaagtgaattaataatctgatgaacagaatgaactgttgattataatagaatcagggacatagaaagggaatggactgactattcttgggggggaaaggggtgtgggagatgtgggaagagactggacaaaaatcgtgcacctatggatgaggacagtgggtggggagtgagggcggagggtggggcgggaactgggaggaggggagttatgggggggggggaaaaaaataggaacaaatgtaataatctgaacaataaagatttaattaaaaaaaataaaaaaataaaaaaaaataaaaaaaaaataaatttattaagacttggTCTATGTCCTAGCACATGATGTATGCTAGGAGAAtgtcccatatgcacttgagaagaatgcctATTCTATTGCTGTTGGGCCAAGTGTTCTATAGATGTCTGTTAGGTCTACTTGGTTTAGAGTATTGTTCAAGTATTCTATTTTCTTGAGGATCTTCTGtctagtttttctattttttattgaaaatatggTATTGACATaccaatttttgttgttgaattgtcTATTCCTTCAATTTTGTCAGTTTTTGTTTCATGTAGTTTGAAGTGCTGTTGTTGATGTATATTtggttataatttttatatcttctgGATGGATTGatcttttatcattatgaaatttcctctttatttcttgtAACATTTGcgttttaaaatatgctttttaagcTACAGGCACAGCAACtccagttctctctctttttttttatttgatggtgtatctttttgttgttgttgttactgttaatcctcacccaaggatatttttccattgatttttagagagtaaaagggaaggggagaaacacacagagagaaacatacacATCAATTAATTGCCTCCTGAATGGGGTCGGGGATCAAGcatgaaactgaggctcaataaaatctgggacccttcagtccataggctgatgctctatccattgagccaagtcAGTTAGAGCTGagggtatatattttttaattcatttgtgtttagtgcacagtttttttaaatgatgtcaatatttttattttaaaaactagtggcccagtgcagaAAATTCGTGCAtcggtgggggtgtccctcagcccagcccgcaccctctccaatctgggatccctcgggggatgtccctgtgggatcgcgcctaaaccggcagttggacatccctctcgcaatctgggaccactggctcctaaccgctcacctgcctgcctgcctgatcacccctaactactctgcctgccagcctactcacccccaactgcccccacagtggccttctcacccccaactgccccctttgccagcctgatcacccccaactgcccccccccgcctcatggcccccaactgcccatctctgctggcctgatcaccccaactgccccccctgccagcttgcttgcccccaactgtgccccctgccaacctgctcacccccaattgccctcccctcctggcctgatcacccctaaccacctctgccttggccccaccaccatggctttgtctggaaaggctcccggaaggtctcccggtctaattagcatattacccttttattagtatagatgatcaTATAATGCAATTCCCTTTTTTGATGTTCAGCTTTATGATTTTTCACACGTGTAGATGCCCTTAGTAGGACAGAAACTAATTATATCACCCCCAAAGCTCCCTTGTGTTGTTTCTTTACAGTTCACATGTCCTGCAAGCCAATCCCTAGCATACAATGATATTCTCCCTAGTGGAAAATTTTTATTACACCATCATATGTTAGGAATGCTTTTTGCCATTGTTATCATTATCACTattatttgacatttattttgttgattgatCGTTGCTGAtagtctttcttcttttccaacctTTCTGAACTTTGGATTAATGATATAACTACATTAGCATGAAGCATTTAGTGTTGGTGGGAATTATTTTCTGGGCTGACATATTGATTAGAGTCATGTAAATGTAGTAGATTCTTAGAAGACTTGTCACAAAATCAAGATGAAGCTTAAGCTTGAGGCTTACTTAAAGGTTAGTATTTTCCACAAAAATTGAGGAACTACTACAGCGTTGTTATATTACCTGCTCTGAAAGGTAGCCTAGAAATTCAAGGTTTTTGGTGACAGCTGAGTTCCAGTTTTGCAATTGTGAATGGCTCCTGAGTATGCCTGGAATCCTACTCCATCCTCCCCCTCTCTGATTGGCTTTGCAAAGCAAATAGAGTATAACAATGGGAGTTCTGGAATGCTCCTGTgtgtttgtattattattaactcTTATCCTCTCTTTTCAGAGACAAGAGATTAAGTTAAAACTAGATGGGAATCTTCAAAGGATGTAACAGgatttcccccttctccccccaccccaacactgaCCTTCATACCTTCCCAGGCAGGAAgttttccgtgtgtgtgtgtgtgtgtgtgtgtgtgtgtgtgtgtgtgtgtgtgacaacatGATGGGGCAGGTCCATCAATGGGGAAAACCCCATGGGAGAACACGCCTTTTGTGTACATTCCCAATATTTGCTATAAGTAGTGCCATCTCAGTCCCAGGTTGCTATCAGAACACCACAACACCACAGGGAACTGGGTACCCAGCACTGAGCACTTCTATTCTTTGAGCTGAAAATGATGGGCTATAGCAAGATTTTGCTCCTGGCTGCTTTGATGTCAGTGCTGCTATTCCACTTCTGCAGCGAGACAGAAGGTAGGTGTCACTCTTTCTGCTCGCAGGGcaggaagaaatattttcattttcttctaagcCTTGAACTCATCTGGGGTGTCTCCAGAGGATAGAAGCCTGTTAGAAAGTTTTCACAAGGGAGTCATGGGAGTTGTCAGCTCATTGGTGAGTGAAGGAGGGAAAGCTTTCTGCTGCTGGCCAGGCTTTCTTCTCTGCTGTCAATCACAGCagattggggggtgggtggaCTCACAGAGACCCCTAAGCTCCAGAAGACTGCCAAACTGCTATTTCTGGATGGTGTAAATTGAGGAGCATTACCAGTGAATGGGGTCCTTCTAAAATGTAAGGAACGCTCCCACTTCCCCAACTTTCTCATCTCCCAACTAAATAGTTTCAGCAAAATTCAAAACTCACTATTTAGGGGTGGATTATGGCACCTGAGTTCTTCATGCTTGCAAGGCCTCTGGAACACCACTTGCCAACTTTGTGATGACATTTATCCCCTATCTTACAGCAGGTTATAATTCAACGGGAGGAGTGCCCAAGTACTGCTTTATTGTTGTAGGAGAGCATCACTTTTTAGCAACAGGTGCATtcctaaaaatgaacaaaacGAAAAATTTCTATGAACTCTTATAATTTCCAAATGCTTTATTTATAGCTCATATAAAAGCAGCTTTTATGAATCACATTTTCCTTTGTAAAGTCTTACCCTTTCATTCCTCTCAGTACTCAGCAGCCAGATGATAGATGAAAATCTGCCAATTTAAAAGATTATCTATGAATTTCTTCATGTGAGAGTTACTCATATTCTTGAGTAATTATAGTGGATTGAAATAGGAGAGCCAGTTTATGTTTCTTACTAAAGATTTTCCCTTTATGAGAAGTCATGTGCTTCTAAACTATATTATTGAACCAAAATTTCCCAGCACACAAACTATTTTTTTTGAGAACTGAGAACTATGTTAAATTCAGTCTCAAAGATACTGAAACTCCTCCTTTGATTAGTTTACCACATAGATCAGATTCTAGGCTTCCCACAACTACAAGTAGTTTCATAATACCTGTCACAGAatagttcattcatatgaactcAACAccgttcatttctttttagcagcAAGCTCCTTCGATTGCTGCCTTCGATATACAGAACAAGTCATTCCCAGCAGATTTATCAAGGGCTTCATACAGCAGCGGGCCAATGATGCTTGTGACATCAACGCAGTCATGTAAGTTATTAACTGCTTTTAACTCAATTGTATCCGAGTGCATGGGAATTTCAGGCATAACAATTTTTGCCTTTTTTGAGTTTCACTCAGAAATATGAGATGTGGCAAAGATATGTTTTAATAGTGCATGTCTATGTCAAAGCTCACtttttatagatatttaattttattaaatttgttgggttggcactggttaaaaaaattatataggcttcatgtgtacaattctacaGTATATCGTCTGTATagtgcattgtgtgttcaccaccccaagtcaagtcttcttccatggtgacggaaggagacttgactcaaAGCTCACTTTAAATAAGACTGGACTAAGGCAAaggtttttgctttaaaaaaagaagcacagAAGGGGGCAAAATAATTTTCGAGATAAAATAATAGGCTACTAACGTGATAGCTccagaaaatatataaaacatagacTAGACTTCAAAATGATAATCTTCTACCAGAAAATGGTTGAGGCTATCAGTAAAAACTCAGAGTAATTGTACTATCACATATAATAGTCTTAATTTATATTGGATATTATACTTTGGGATAATTtgttattgaatatatatatacacacacacacacatacatatatatattctgggACTTTATTTTCTGCCATTGAAcagaaaatttcattaaaaatgcatttgtTAAACTGCTGAGCCAGCGTGGCTTTCGGGTTCAAAGGCTTGGAGAAAGAGCTGATGCGCAAATGGACATACAAGATAAGAAATAATAGTTTTGAAATTATGGGGGGAAGCCAGGGAAAAACTCAACTATAGTAGTCAAGTTCCGCTGAGTCTCTGtttcccagctgcttttatttactagagtacacaattgccttttaggaatgcaaacagacatatcaatggtaatgtttagaaAACAGTAAGATTACCAggttttgggggagtttgctttagcgcattgagtcagcagtaggtaataaaatgtaaatattcaccctgtgaatatcaaaggaATCCAGGCCAGCCTTCTGAAGgactcctcacatttatatcaattactgCTGACCTTGGTTTCCAGAAGCATCCCTTTTATTTCTTGCATCAAGCTTTATTGAGgtaatatggattttttttttttttgcattttgtttcaCCTGTGATATAAATGAAATGCTTAGTGCATAGAACTATCAATTTGAATACGAAATTTCCATTGCATGTTTGGTGAAAAAGCCATTTGAAGCTCTTTAAACACAAAtcaaattttctgatttttcagcTTTCACACAAAGAAAGGGTTGGCTGTGTGTGCAGATCCAAAGAAGAAATGGGTGAAACATGCTGTGCACGTCCTCAGGTATGAAGCATTCCCAATCCAGTAGCCTCTCTCCGAACATCTGGGGCAAGAGCAGTGTGCAGAGCAGTGGATCCTAGGCTTGCTGGTGTTTTCCAGCTTACGCA from the Myotis daubentonii chromosome 7, mMyoDau2.1, whole genome shotgun sequence genome contains:
- the CCL20 gene encoding C-C motif chemokine 20 isoform X1, with protein sequence MMGYSKILLLAALMSVLLFHFCSETEAASSFDCCLRYTEQVIPSRFIKGFIQQRANDACDINAVIFHTKKGLAVCADPKKKWVKHAVHVLSQRVKRM
- the CCL20 gene encoding C-C motif chemokine 20 isoform X2; translated protein: MMGYSKILLLAALMSVLLFHFCSETEASSFDCCLRYTEQVIPSRFIKGFIQQRANDACDINAVIFHTKKGLAVCADPKKKWVKHAVHVLSQRVKRM